One Setaria viridis chromosome 7, Setaria_viridis_v4.0, whole genome shotgun sequence genomic region harbors:
- the LOC117863272 gene encoding probable ethylene response sensor 2 isoform X1 yields the protein MDGCDCIEPLWQADDLLMKYQYISDFFIALAYFSIPLELIYFVQKSAFFPYRWVIIQFGAFIVLCGATHLINMWTFTAYTKTIAVVLTVAKVATAIVSCITALMLVHIIPDLLSVKLRERFLKAKAEELDREMGIIRTQEETGRHVHMLTHEIRSTLDRHTILRTTLVEMGRTLGLAECALWMPSRSGTTLQLSHTLHNNAPLGSVVPINLPIVTTIFNSNRAERISHNSPLASIKTKTSRYVPPEVVGVRVPLLQLTNFQINDWPELSAKAFAVMVLMLPPDSARKWRPHELELVEVVADQVAVALSHAAILEESMRARDLLMEQNIALDAARREAEMAICARNDFLAVMNHEMRTPMRAIISLSSLLLETKLTAEQRLMIETILKSSDLLETLSNDVLDISKLEDGSLELEIAPFNLHATFTDVVDLIKPVAAFKKQSVMVHLAPELPTWAIGDQKRLMQIILNVAGNSVKFTKEGHISITASVARPDSLRDPYAPDFHPVLSDGSFYLAVQVKDTGCGISPQDMPHTFTKFAHPQNATNKLGSGNGLGLALSRRFVTLMQGNIWLESEGAGKGCTTTFFVKLGLSDNKPNANLRRIAPPVLLKQGAAGPDTSSIANSDMPILPLCYQSMV from the exons ATGGATGGTTGCGATTGCATTGAGCCACTTTGGCAGGCTGATGATCTCCTAATGAAATATCAGTACATATCTGACTTCTTTATCGCACTTGCGTACTTCTCAATCCCTTTGGAGCTCATATACTTTGTTCAGAAGTCAGCTTTCTTCCCGTACCGATGGGTAATCATACAGTTTGGTGCTTTCATTGTTCTCTGTGGAGCAACCCACTTGATAAACATGTGGACTTTCACGGCATATACCAAGACCATAGCTGTGGTATTGACGGTGGCAAAAGTGGCGACAGCAATTGTGTCATGCATAACAGCTTTGATGCTTGTTCATATAATTCCTGATTTATTGAGTGTGAAATTGAGGGAGAGGTTCCTAAAGGCTAAGGCTGAGGAGCTTGATAGGGAGATGGGGATAATAAGAACTCAAGAGGAGACGGGAAGACATGTGCACATGCTCACACATGAGATAAGAAGCACACTTGACAGGCACACTATTCTAAGAACTACACTTGTTGAGATGGGAAGAACTCTTGGTTTAGCAGAATGTGCCTTGTGGATGCCATCCCGCTCTGGAACAACCCTTCAGCTCTCACATACACTCCATAACAATGCTCCTCTTGGATCAGTTGTTCCTATCAATCTTCCAATCGTCACTACAATTTTTAATAGTAATCGTGCTGAGAGGATTTCACATAATTCCCCATTGGCTTCGATAAAGACTAAGACAAGCAGGTATGTGCCACCAGAGGTCGTTGGTGTCCGTGTCCCACTGCTGCAGCTTACGAATTTCCAAATAAATGATTGGCCTGAGCTATCTGCAAAAGCCTTTGCAGTGATGGTTTTGATGCTTCCTCCAGACAGTGCACGAAAATGGCGTCCACATGAACTGGAGCTCGTTGAAGTCGTTGCTGACCAG GTGGCAGTTGCATTGTCCCATGCTGCCATTTTGGAAGAGTCCATGCGAGCCCGTGATCTGCTCATGGAGCAGAATATTGCTCTGGATGCAGCACGTCGAGAGGCGGAGATGGCTATTTGTGCTCGGAATGATTTTCTTGCAGTCATGAATCATGAAATGCGGACTCCTATGCGGGCAATAATTTCTTTGTCATCGCTCCTCTTAGAAACAAAACTTACTGCAGAACAGCGCCTGATGATTGAGACTATACTAAAAAGTAGCGATCTTCTAGAAACTCTTTCAAATGATGTTTTAGATATCTCCAAGCTTGAGGATGGGAGTCTTGAGCTGGAAATTGCACCTTTTAATCTGCATGCCACCTTTACAGAT GTGGTTGATTTAATTAAGCCAGTAGCAGCCTTCAAAAAGCAATCAGTAATGGTTCACTTGGCTCCAGAGTTGCCTACCTGGGCAATTGGTGATCAAAAGAGGTTGATGCAAATAATACTAAATGTTGCTGGGAACTCTGTTAAGTTTACAAAGGAGGGTCACATTTCAATTACAGCTTCTGTTGCGAGGCCAGATTCTTTGAGGGACCCATATGCTCCCGACTTCCATCCAGTTCTTTCTGATGGGTCCTTTTACTTGGCTGTGCAG GTAAAAGACACCGGCTGTGGAATTAGCCCACAAGATATGCCTCACACCTTCACAAAATTTGCACACCCGCAAAATGCTACAAACAAATTGGGTAGTGGCAATGGGTTGGGGCTGGCCCTTTCCAGAAG ATTTGTCACTCTTATGCAAGGGAACATCTGGCTCGAAAGTGAAGGTGCAGGGAAGGGCTGTACCACAACATTCTTTGTGAAGCTAGGTCTATCTGATAATAAACCAAATGCAAATCTCCGAAGAATTGCACCTCCTGTCCTGCTAAAACAAGGAGCTGCAGGTCCAGAtacatcatcaatagccaacagcGACATGCCAATTCTTCCGCTTTGCTACCAGTCAATGGTATGA
- the LOC117863273 gene encoding large ribosomal subunit protein eL18y — MGIDLVAGGRNKKTKRTAPKSDDVYLKLLVKLYRFLVRRTKSSFNAVILKRLFMSKANRPPISLRRLANFMKGKEEKNIAVIVGTVTDDKRIQEIPAMKVTALRFTETARARIINAGGECLTFDQLALRAPLGENTVLLRGPKNAREAVRHFGKAPGVPHSHTKPYVRSKGRKFEKARGRRNSRGFKV, encoded by the exons GGTatcgacctcgtcgccggcgggagGAACAAGAAGACCAAGCGCACCGCGCCCAAGTCCGACGATGTCTACCTCAAGCTCCTCGTCAAG CTGTACCGTTTCTTGGTCAGGAGGACCAAGAGCAGCTTTAACGCTGTTATCCTCAAGAGGCTCTTCATGAGCAAGGCCAACCGCCCTCCCATCTCTCTGCGCCGCCTTGCCAACTTCATGAAAGGAAAG gaggagaagaacatTGCTGTTATTGTTGGTACAGTCACAGATGACAAGAGGATCCAAGAGATTCCAGCAATGAAGGTTACCGCACTTAGGTTCACCGAGACAGCAAGGGCTAGGATTATCAATGCTGGTGGGGAGTGCCTCACATTTGACCAGCTTGCTCTCCGTGCTCCACTTGGCGAGAACACG GTCCTCCTGAGGGGTCCTAAGAATGCCCGTGAGGCAGTGAGGCACTTTGGCAAGGCTCCTGGTGTGCCTCACAGCCACACCAAGCCATATGTGCGCTCCAAGGGAAGGAAGTTCGAGAAGGCTCGTGGCAGGAGGAACAGCCGTGGGTTCAAGGTCTAA
- the LOC117863272 gene encoding probable ethylene response sensor 2 isoform X2, which translates to MVLMLPPDSARKWRPHELELVEVVADQVAVALSHAAILEESMRARDLLMEQNIALDAARREAEMAICARNDFLAVMNHEMRTPMRAIISLSSLLLETKLTAEQRLMIETILKSSDLLETLSNDVLDISKLEDGSLELEIAPFNLHATFTDVVDLIKPVAAFKKQSVMVHLAPELPTWAIGDQKRLMQIILNVAGNSVKFTKEGHISITASVARPDSLRDPYAPDFHPVLSDGSFYLAVQVKDTGCGISPQDMPHTFTKFAHPQNATNKLGSGNGLGLALSRRFVTLMQGNIWLESEGAGKGCTTTFFVKLGLSDNKPNANLRRIAPPVLLKQGAAGPDTSSIANSDMPILPLCYQSMV; encoded by the exons ATGGTTTTGATGCTTCCTCCAGACAGTGCACGAAAATGGCGTCCACATGAACTGGAGCTCGTTGAAGTCGTTGCTGACCAG GTGGCAGTTGCATTGTCCCATGCTGCCATTTTGGAAGAGTCCATGCGAGCCCGTGATCTGCTCATGGAGCAGAATATTGCTCTGGATGCAGCACGTCGAGAGGCGGAGATGGCTATTTGTGCTCGGAATGATTTTCTTGCAGTCATGAATCATGAAATGCGGACTCCTATGCGGGCAATAATTTCTTTGTCATCGCTCCTCTTAGAAACAAAACTTACTGCAGAACAGCGCCTGATGATTGAGACTATACTAAAAAGTAGCGATCTTCTAGAAACTCTTTCAAATGATGTTTTAGATATCTCCAAGCTTGAGGATGGGAGTCTTGAGCTGGAAATTGCACCTTTTAATCTGCATGCCACCTTTACAGAT GTGGTTGATTTAATTAAGCCAGTAGCAGCCTTCAAAAAGCAATCAGTAATGGTTCACTTGGCTCCAGAGTTGCCTACCTGGGCAATTGGTGATCAAAAGAGGTTGATGCAAATAATACTAAATGTTGCTGGGAACTCTGTTAAGTTTACAAAGGAGGGTCACATTTCAATTACAGCTTCTGTTGCGAGGCCAGATTCTTTGAGGGACCCATATGCTCCCGACTTCCATCCAGTTCTTTCTGATGGGTCCTTTTACTTGGCTGTGCAG GTAAAAGACACCGGCTGTGGAATTAGCCCACAAGATATGCCTCACACCTTCACAAAATTTGCACACCCGCAAAATGCTACAAACAAATTGGGTAGTGGCAATGGGTTGGGGCTGGCCCTTTCCAGAAG ATTTGTCACTCTTATGCAAGGGAACATCTGGCTCGAAAGTGAAGGTGCAGGGAAGGGCTGTACCACAACATTCTTTGTGAAGCTAGGTCTATCTGATAATAAACCAAATGCAAATCTCCGAAGAATTGCACCTCCTGTCCTGCTAAAACAAGGAGCTGCAGGTCCAGAtacatcatcaatagccaacagcGACATGCCAATTCTTCCGCTTTGCTACCAGTCAATGGTATGA
- the LOC117864278 gene encoding uncharacterized protein, which yields MMDSSEQKVIGIAAAPAVAEAGRPCCVECRTTATPMWRGGPTGPRSLCNACGIRYRKKRRQELGLDNNQKPQQNHQQPPPQQQPQQQQHQDHSQAPNAVKDNKSSGLQVVKKRRVLMGVEEAAILLMALSSSSRSTLLHG from the exons ATGATGGATTCCTCAGAGCAGAAg GTGATCGGgatcgcggcggcgccggccgtggcGGAGGCAGGTAGGCCGTGCTGCGTCGAGTGCCGCACTACCGCGACGCCCATGTGGCGCGGCGGGCCGACGGGGCCCAGG TCGCTCTGCAATGCGTGCGGGATCCGGtacaggaagaagaggaggcaaGAGCTAGGTCTTGACAACAACCAGAAGCCACAACAAAACcaccagcagccgccgccacagcaacagccacagcagcagcaacatcaaGATCACAGTCAGGCGCCAAATGCAGTCAAAGATAACAAAAGTAGCGGCCTGCAAGTGGTGAAGAAACGGAGGGTCCTGATGGGAGTGGAGGAGGCTGCAATCCTGCTCATGGCCTTGTCCTCCTCATCCAGGTCCACTCTGCTACATGGCTAG
- the LOC117864277 gene encoding nifU-like protein 4, mitochondrial, with product MAMARRRLLALAFQLQRRAPATQPWRRASPRFLSSAAYSSLERLRTPPFAGPAARNPAASPWDRFGGGQKRTMFIQTQSTPNPQSLMFYPGKPVMEVGSSDFPNARTAMTSPLAKALFAIDGVTRVFFGSDFVTVTKSEETSWDYLKPEVFAAIMDFYSSGQPIFLDSNVAASMDTAIHEDDSEIVAMIKELLETRIRPAVQDDGGDIEYRGFDPETGIVKLKMQGACSGCPSSSVTLKSGIENMLMHYVPEVKGVEQEFDGDEEAELAGQLE from the exons ATGGCCATGGCGAGACGGAGGCTTCTCGCGCTCGCGTTCCAGCTCCAGAGGAGGGCTCCGGCGACGCAGCCGTGGCGGCGCGCTTCGCCTCGGTTCCTCTCCTCAGCGGCATACAGCTCCCTCGAACGTCTGAGGACGCCGCCTTTCGCTGGCCCAGCGGCCAGGAACCCGGCCGCCTCGCCATGGGATCGATTCGGAG GAGGGCAGAAGAGGACCATGTTCATCCAGACACAATCGACCCCGAACCCGCAGTCACTCATGTTCTATCCTGGAAAGCCAGTTATGGAGGTTGGGAGCTCAGATTTTCCTAATGCTCGGACTGCGATGACATCCCCTTTGGCTAAGGCACTGTTTGCGATCGATG GAGTAACCAGGGTATTCTTCGGATCTGATTTTGTAACTGTTACAAAATCAGAAGAAACTTCTTGGGATTACCTTAAACCTGAGGTTTTTGCTGCGATAATGGATTTTTACTCATCTGGGCAACCAATTTTTCTGGACTCAAATGTTGCAGCTTCTATGGACACAGCAATTCATGAG GATGATTCAGAAATAGTTGCCATGATAAAAGAATTGTTGGAGACTCGCATTCGGCCAGCTGTTCAAGATGATGGTGGTGACATCGAATACCGAGGATTTGATCC AGAAACAGGGATAGTTAAGCTTAAAATGCAAGGTGCCTGCAGCGGCTGTCCAAGTTCATCCGTCACATTGAAGTCTGGGATAGAAAACATGCTTATGCACTATGTGCCTGAG GTGAAAGGAGTAGAGCAAGAGTTTGATGGTGACGAGGAAGCTGAACTGGCTGGACAGCTGGAATGA